In the genome of Caldalkalibacillus uzonensis, the window CTTGCCATCACCGGCATAAATGGCCACGTGGCCAACATTCCCTTCACCAGTTGACCGGGTCCAGAAGAATAACAGGTCCCCTTTCTCCCATTCTCCCCAGCGTACATAAGTGCCTACCTGGGACTGTTGTCGTGAAGAACGGGGAAGCTGGATACCGTTTTCAGCAAAAACGGTTTGAGTAAACAGGGAGCAGTCAAAGTAGCCTGATCCTGGTTTGGCCCCATACCG includes:
- a CDS encoding C40 family peptidase, giving the protein MPAAHDKASNLADNIIRTAEKYLGTPYRYGAKPGSGYFDCSLFTQTVFAENGIQLPRSSRQQSQVGTYVRWGEWEKGDLLFFWTRSTGEGNVGHVAIYAGDGKIIHTWGSPGVTYDRITDRTWRETYMGAKRVIR